Proteins found in one Gardnerella vaginalis ATCC 14018 = JCM 11026 genomic segment:
- a CDS encoding Na+/H+ antiporter NhaA yields MLRRSWKTVCKIANNERTSGLIMLGFALAGLMLANLPFTSPIFEAVSHTQIGIPYTNIHMSISHWVQDGLLTIFFLTVGLDLKHELIAGSLRDPRAAAMPMICAIGGMVVPPILFAGTVTIFSELHAGQEIMRLTSGALPSLDMVRAGWAIPTATDIAFSLAVLALFAKTLPKALRAFLMTLATVDDLLGIALIALFFSSLNAWYWFVGVVLCGLVWTMLVRLKRVPWPVVALVGLLAWVMMYQAGVHPTLAGVMVGLLTPAHLVHGEKSLRAERYRQKIQPLSSLFALPVFALFATGVHFETLTWQLFLSPILIAITIALVVGKPLGIMITAWFAKKVIGLRVPDDLRVRDLLPTACACGIGFTVSLLIASLAYSDADLSGEARFGVLVASIIAAAVSGFMLAKQSNHMEEELDDIEE; encoded by the coding sequence ATGCTAAGACGCTCTTGGAAAACAGTATGCAAAATAGCCAATAATGAGCGTACATCTGGGTTAATTATGCTCGGATTTGCTTTAGCTGGATTAATGCTTGCAAATTTGCCATTTACGTCTCCGATTTTTGAAGCTGTTTCTCACACTCAAATAGGAATTCCGTACACAAATATTCACATGTCGATTAGCCACTGGGTTCAAGACGGCTTGTTAACTATTTTCTTTCTTACAGTTGGTTTAGACTTAAAACACGAGCTTATTGCAGGATCGCTTAGAGACCCTCGCGCGGCAGCAATGCCAATGATTTGCGCGATTGGAGGTATGGTTGTTCCTCCTATTCTTTTTGCGGGAACTGTTACAATATTCTCGGAGTTGCACGCTGGTCAAGAGATTATGCGACTTACTTCTGGAGCGCTTCCGTCTTTAGACATGGTTCGCGCTGGCTGGGCTATTCCTACGGCAACAGATATAGCATTCTCTCTGGCTGTTCTTGCGCTTTTTGCTAAAACGCTTCCTAAAGCCTTGCGCGCATTTTTAATGACTCTGGCTACAGTAGACGATCTTCTTGGAATCGCATTAATCGCATTGTTCTTCTCTTCGCTTAACGCATGGTATTGGTTTGTGGGCGTTGTTTTATGCGGATTAGTATGGACTATGCTTGTGCGATTAAAGCGCGTTCCGTGGCCTGTTGTGGCTCTTGTTGGCTTGCTTGCGTGGGTTATGATGTATCAAGCTGGCGTTCACCCAACTCTTGCAGGCGTAATGGTTGGTTTGCTAACTCCTGCGCATCTTGTTCACGGCGAAAAGTCGCTTAGAGCCGAAAGGTATCGACAGAAAATTCAGCCTTTGTCTTCTTTGTTTGCGCTGCCAGTTTTTGCGCTTTTTGCAACTGGAGTTCATTTTGAAACATTGACTTGGCAGCTGTTCTTGTCTCCAATACTAATTGCGATTACGATTGCGCTAGTTGTTGGAAAGCCACTTGGAATTATGATTACTGCTTGGTTTGCTAAGAAAGTTATTGGCTTGCGCGTTCCAGACGATTTGCGCGTTCGCGACCTTTTGCCTACAGCATGCGCGTGCGGAATTGGTTTTACTGTGTCTTTGCTAATCGCTTCGCTTGCATACAGCGACGCGGATCTTTCGGGTGAAGCACGATTCGGAGTACTAGTGGCGTCTATTATTGCGGCTGCTGTTTCGGGATTTATGCTTGCAAAGCAATCGAATCATATGGAAGAAGAATTAGACGATATTGAAGAGTGA